Proteins from one Rosa chinensis cultivar Old Blush chromosome 7, RchiOBHm-V2, whole genome shotgun sequence genomic window:
- the LOC112177598 gene encoding uncharacterized protein LOC112177598: protein MPRKENVKKGGKKKKVGLMSEVHDILKKVNVNIPLIELIRQMPVYAKFLKDLCTHKRKINNDERFEICEEVSAILQRRIPPKLKDPESFIISCTIGEKVFDRALMDLGSSVNIISFETFRKLDLGPIKATPIFLQLADRSIIRAMGVIEDVLIKVDKFYLPVDLVVLDMDDGAHCDKDIPIILGRPFMATAGIKINIQKGTIKMKVLGEKVLLKRLELIYPPEVVKSVISINLVKGNEAKRDRIFGPLNQVPHHNQEPLVTNSSSPCQVFAISTLDKINVSEYLALSEEQKNQIKTIEEICGLKKKKKKGYLEWNTPGNIKFLTSSCGGSSSTKACVGGGGKKEPP from the coding sequence ATGCCAAGAAAGGAAAATGTGAAGAAgggtgggaagaagaagaaagttggcTTGATGTCTGAAGTGCATGATATTTTGAAGAAGGTCAATGTCAATATACCTTTGATTGAGCTCATTCGACAAATGCCGGTTTATGCAAAATTTCTAAAGGACTTGTGCACCCACAAAAGGAAGATAAATAATGATGAGCGGTTCGAGATTTGTGAGGAGGTTAGTGCTATCTTGCAAAGACGAATTCCTCCAAAACTCAAGGATCCGGAGAGCTTTATTATCTCTTGCACTATTGGTGAGAAAGTCTTTGATAGAGCTTTGATGGACCTTGGTTCAAGTGTTAACATTATTTCTTTTGAGACTTTTCGAAAACTTGACCTTGGGCCTATTAAAGCTACTCCTATATTCTTGCAACTTGCAGACCGGAGTATTATAAGAGCTATGGGCGTCATTGAAGATGTGTTAATCAAGGTTGACAAGTTCTACTTACCGGTGGATTTGGTGGTATTGGATATGGATGATGGAGCTCATTGTGACAAGGACATACCTATCATTCTTGGTAGACCTTTTATGGCTACCGCGGggataaaaattaatattcaaAAGGGCACTATCAAAATGAAGGTGTTGGGTGAAAAAGTATTACTCAAGAGGCTTGAACTCATTTACCCTCCGGAGGTGGTAAAAAGTGTGATTTCTATTAATTTGGTCAAGGGCAATGAAgcaaagagagatagaatatTTGGCCCATTGAACCAAGTCCCACACCACAATCAAGAGCCATTGGTTACTaattcttcctctccttgccaAGTGTTTGCAATTTCTACTCTTGATAAGATAAATGTGAGTGAGTATCTCGCATTGAGTGAGGAGCAAAAGAATCAAATCAAGACAATAGAGGAGATTTGTgggttgaaaaagaagaagaagaaaggatatCTTGAGTGGAACACTCCGGGGAATATCAAGTTTCTTACATCATCTTGTGGAGGTTCTAGTTCTACCAAAGCTTGTGTGGGTGGTGGTGGAAAGAAAGAGCCACCTTGA